The sequence CGAAGACCGAACATTCCGCCACTGCCGGGTGGGCGTAGATCGCATCCTCCACCTCGATACAGGCGATGTTCTCGCCCCCGCGGATGATGATGTCCTTCTTGCGATCGACGATGTAGAGATAGCCTTCGGGGTCGAGATAGCCGAGATCGCCGGTGCGGAAATAGGCATCGTCGGTATAGGCCGCCCTGGTCGCTTCCTCGTCCTTCCAGTAACCGAGGAAATTGGCAGTGGAGCGGATCGAAACCTCGCCCACCTCGCCCTGCGCCAGCGCATTGCCCGCATCGTCGAGGATCGCCATGTCGACCAGCGGGCGCGAGGCCATGCCGGTCGATCCGGGCTTGGCGAGATAGTTCTCGTTCAAATTTCCCGCGCCGACCGCGTTCGTTTCGGTGAGGCCGTATCCCAGCAGCGGGAAACCGTCAGGGAACGCTTCCCTGATCTTCGTGACGTGTTCCAGCGGGCGCGGGGCGCCACCGGCCGCGAAGCTCTTGCATTGCGACAGGTCGAACTGCTCGCGATCGGGATGGGTCGCCATTTCGTAGCTCATCAGCGGAACGCCGACGAAATAGGTCACCTTCTCCTCGTCGAGAAGGCGCAGCGCCTCGCGCGCGTCCCATTTGGGCATCAGTACCAGCTTGCGCCCGATGGCGATGGACTGGAGGAAGACCGGGATCTCGCCCGTGACGTGGAACAGCGGCACCGCGACCAGCGCGCTCGGCTGCACGGTCGGCGCATCGCCGCGCTCGGTCAGCAATTGCAGCACCATCGCGGTCTGGCAGATATAGTTCATCGTGCCCGACACGACGCCGAGATGGTCGGAATAGGCGCCCTTGGGATTGCCCGTCGACCCGGAAGTGTAAAGGATCGTGGCCAGATCGTCGGGGCCCAATTCGCCGAGCATTCGCTGGGCGGTGTCGCCATCGCCCATGATCGGGGCGAGGCCTTCCTCGCTGTGGTCGAAGACAACGATCTTCGCCTTGTGGTCGATCCCGTCCAGCCGGGCGGCGCGCGGCGCATCGGCGAGCACCAGCGAACATTCGCACAGCTCGATCCCGTAGGCGAGTTCCTCGCCCGTCCACCAGCCATTCAAAAGCGTGGCGCAGCCGCCCGCCATCAACGTGCCCATATAGGCGATCGCCCATTGGGCCGAATTGCGCGCCGCGATCCCGACGCGGTCGCCCTTTTTCAGGCCGTGACCGGTCGCCAGCCCGTCCGCCACCTTGGCGGCCATCCCATAGACCTCGCCGAAGGTCAGGCGCTGCTCGCCATCGACCAGAAACAGCGCATCCTTGTTCTGATTGCAGAAATGGGCGAAATAATGCGCCAGGCTCGGCGGCGCGTTGACGAAGGCCGGCATGTCCACGCCGCGGCG comes from Qipengyuania pelagi and encodes:
- a CDS encoding class I adenylate-forming enzyme family protein gives rise to the protein MQTDLDRDITRITDAVTADGQMFALKTVTRRGVDMPAFVNAPPSLAHYFAHFCNQNKDALFLVDGEQRLTFGEVYGMAAKVADGLATGHGLKKGDRVGIAARNSAQWAIAYMGTLMAGGCATLLNGWWTGEELAYGIELCECSLVLADAPRAARLDGIDHKAKIVVFDHSEEGLAPIMGDGDTAQRMLGELGPDDLATILYTSGSTGNPKGAYSDHLGVVSGTMNYICQTAMVLQLLTERGDAPTVQPSALVAVPLFHVTGEIPVFLQSIAIGRKLVLMPKWDAREALRLLDEEKVTYFVGVPLMSYEMATHPDREQFDLSQCKSFAAGGAPRPLEHVTKIREAFPDGFPLLGYGLTETNAVGAGNLNENYLAKPGSTGMASRPLVDMAILDDAGNALAQGEVGEVSIRSTANFLGYWKDEEATRAAYTDDAYFRTGDLGYLDPEGYLYIVDRKKDIIIRGGENIACIEVEDAIYAHPAVAECSVFGLPDERMGEIPAAVYLTQPGESLSPQDLQAYLAEHIAHFKIPARLWQAEEQLPRLGTQKVDKRAVKALYAKDSAPA